A window from Aquabacterium sp. NJ1 encodes these proteins:
- a CDS encoding NADAR family protein: MQTEDLIEQLIQRTHQDERLKYVFFWGHQPKKDGSIGKTCFSQWFEASFSLNGISYLTAEHYMMAEKARLFDDQDVLNQIIASKTPALAKKLGREIRGFDEARWNERRFDAVVEGNLAQFSQHAPLKAFLLSTGDRILVEASPVDKIWGVGMAEDHPDIENPAKWQGLNLLGFALMDVRRQLLATQ, from the coding sequence ATGCAGACCGAAGATCTAATCGAACAGTTGATTCAGAGGACCCACCAAGACGAAAGACTGAAGTACGTCTTCTTCTGGGGACATCAACCGAAGAAGGACGGCTCTATCGGCAAGACTTGTTTCAGCCAATGGTTCGAGGCCTCGTTTTCCTTGAATGGGATCAGCTACTTGACAGCTGAGCACTACATGATGGCGGAGAAGGCCCGACTCTTTGACGATCAGGACGTGTTGAACCAGATCATCGCCTCGAAGACCCCCGCTCTCGCCAAGAAGTTGGGGCGCGAAATTCGAGGATTCGATGAAGCGCGCTGGAACGAACGGCGCTTTGACGCTGTTGTGGAAGGCAATCTGGCACAGTTCTCGCAGCATGCGCCTCTGAAAGCCTTCTTGCTGAGTACCGGTGACCGCATCCTGGTTGAGGCCAGTCCTGTAGACAAAATTTGGGGAGTCGGCATGGCCGAAGACCATCCCGACATCGAGAATCCTGCGAAGTGGCAGGGGCTCAATCTTCTTGGCTTTGCGCTGATGGACGTGCGCCGACAGTTACTAGCCACTCAGTAA
- a CDS encoding N-6 DNA methylase — MSTSDIVQKLWNLCDVLRDDGINYSDYVTELVLLLFIKMEHESTQSGLLQKHKLPDYARWQEFTSRSGLNLLTHYKSSLLQLSQSDDPLIAAIYADAQTSLKEPRHLEQLIKSLDGIDWFSAEQDGLGDLYEGLLEKNANETKSGAGQYFTPRPLIDAIIDVVQPKAGETIQDPAAGTAGFLIAADRYIKQKTDELYDLSEKERKFQRNKAFLGMELVTSTRRLALMNCLLHGMEGDDEGVVHLGNTLGSAGSALPKSDIILSNPPFGTAKGGGGPTRDDLTFSTSNKQLAFMQHIVRHLKDGGRAAVVLPDNVLFEAGVGADIRRSLMDKCRLHTILRLPTGIFYAQGVKTNVLFFQKIRETATGSTDAVWVYDMRANAPKFGKRTPLLHKHFDEFKAAFGKDVNGLSARADQGEQGRWRCFSRDWIAKEKGDSLDIAWLKDEGAEDSADLPEPAVLAREIVDELNGAIEELEGILAELGEAA, encoded by the coding sequence ATGAGCACTTCCGACATCGTCCAGAAACTCTGGAACCTTTGCGACGTCCTGCGCGACGACGGCATCAACTACAGCGACTATGTGACCGAGCTGGTGCTGCTGCTCTTCATCAAGATGGAGCACGAGAGCACTCAGTCAGGGTTGCTGCAAAAGCACAAGCTGCCCGACTACGCCCGCTGGCAAGAGTTCACCAGCCGCAGTGGCCTGAACCTGCTCACTCACTACAAGAGCTCGTTGCTGCAACTTTCACAGAGCGATGACCCGCTGATTGCTGCCATCTATGCTGATGCGCAGACCAGCCTGAAAGAGCCACGCCACCTGGAGCAGCTCATCAAGAGCCTGGACGGCATCGATTGGTTCAGTGCCGAGCAAGATGGCCTGGGCGACCTGTACGAAGGTCTGCTTGAGAAGAACGCCAACGAGACCAAGAGTGGCGCGGGCCAGTACTTCACGCCGCGCCCACTGATCGACGCCATCATCGACGTGGTTCAACCCAAAGCGGGCGAAACCATCCAGGATCCGGCAGCGGGCACAGCCGGCTTCCTCATCGCCGCCGACCGCTACATCAAGCAGAAGACAGATGAGCTGTATGACCTGAGCGAAAAAGAGCGCAAGTTCCAGCGCAACAAAGCCTTCTTGGGCATGGAGCTGGTGACCAGCACGCGCCGCCTGGCCTTGATGAACTGCCTGCTACACGGCATGGAAGGCGACGACGAAGGCGTAGTTCACCTGGGCAACACGCTGGGTAGCGCGGGCAGCGCCTTGCCAAAAAGCGACATCATCCTGAGCAACCCGCCATTTGGCACGGCCAAGGGCGGCGGCGGCCCAACCCGTGATGACCTAACCTTTTCGACCAGCAACAAGCAACTGGCTTTCATGCAGCACATCGTGCGGCACCTGAAGGATGGGGGACGTGCTGCCGTTGTACTTCCCGACAACGTGCTGTTTGAAGCGGGCGTGGGCGCCGATATTCGCCGCAGCCTGATGGACAAGTGCCGCCTGCACACCATCCTGCGTTTGCCCACAGGCATCTTCTACGCCCAGGGTGTGAAGACCAATGTGCTGTTCTTTCAGAAGATCAGAGAAACGGCCACGGGCAGCACCGACGCCGTGTGGGTATACGACATGCGTGCCAATGCACCAAAGTTTGGCAAACGCACGCCCCTTCTGCACAAGCACTTTGACGAATTCAAAGCTGCGTTTGGCAAGGACGTCAATGGCTTGAGCGCGCGTGCGGACCAGGGTGAGCAAGGGCGCTGGCGTTGCTTTAGCCGAGATTGGATCGCGAAGGAAAAGGGCGACAGCCTGGACATTGCATGGCTAAAGGACGAAGGCGCCGAAGATTCAGCTGATTTGCCCGAGCCCGCGGTACTGGCACGGGAGATCGTGGATGAGCTGAATGGTGCAATTGAGGAGCTGGAAGGCATTCTGGCTGAATTGGGAGAAGCTGCATGA
- the hsdR gene encoding type I restriction-modification system endonuclease gives MSNFSFLAEHSPLLADLGATAEKLYPFDPSSAVLKLRLLAEALTQDVAARVGVRLVQPTQAELIRAVDQRLGLDPQVRQMFHLLRQRGNEAAHQVHHSIGYREGLEALKVAREVALWFHRTFGSNPNFKPGPFLLPDDPSQKLAGLQQQIAKLQGTLQEAQTAQAAHAELASLQAAQLAQERELSERAQQERSIYESLAAEASARYADLKAEFDAKLKQANAEADTASAKDIKAFAERASVAAQKVALDEAATRLIIDQMLEDAGWEAHTTELTYAKGARPERHKSKAIAEWPAQGKQSADYVLFAGLTPIATVEAKRQNVNVPGKIPQAERYAAGIKLEADHEAAWEVEGRHGPWPDGKGGVFHVPFVYSCNGRPFIKQNAEASGTWHRDVRHPSNLAKPLQGFHSPEGLLDQLKRSKAEAEAKLQQEGFGYLRVRDYQQKAITSVEAALASGQRNCLLAMATGTGKTRTIIGLMYRFLKAERFRRILFLVDRTALGDQAMEAFHEAPLEQNQPLSKIYNIADLGDMAAEAETRVQVATVQAMVKRIFGSDNPPPLDAFDCIIVDEAHRGYTLDQDMTEGEMALRDQAQYLSTYRRVLDYFDAVKIGLTATPARHTTDIFGKPVYTYSYREAVADDWLIDHEPPIRYQTLLSQKGIHFDKGEKVDAINMGTGEIETAELEDELNFELESFNKRVINEDFNRVICEELAKELDPMGEEKTMIFCATDAHADMVKRLLNNAFKDIYGDAYNQAAVEKITGASDKVDQLIRRYKNEPMPNIAITVDLLTTGIDVPKICNLVFMRRVRSRILYEQMIGRATRRCDEIGKTVFRIYDPVDLYASLLAVNTMQPLVKDPKVTIEQLIDELNNPKSYESPGSRAGQSHAHDVLDQLNQKLMRVLRDAQHKAEKRPALKARLAELEQQWGVPPHELHRHLHKIGQEQGPKAAAEYLHHHTRLLVQLAEVQQLLGTAYMPVISNHTDALVAREQSWGQYAKPEDYLDSFTQFVRQQVNQSAAMAVVVKRPKDLTRAQLKEVRMLLDEAGYTEARLKAAWRSKSNQDIAAGIIAYIRQAALGEALLPFEQRVAQAMQKIYAQHRWTPAQRKWLERLAKQLKHEMVLDETFVNDNFTDTGGAKGLDKILGGELAPVITNLAAALWPDAA, from the coding sequence ATGAGCAATTTCAGCTTTCTTGCCGAACACTCGCCACTGCTAGCGGACTTGGGCGCTACTGCAGAGAAGCTCTACCCGTTTGATCCTTCCAGCGCTGTCTTGAAACTGCGCCTGCTGGCAGAGGCTCTCACGCAAGACGTGGCAGCGCGTGTTGGCGTTCGGTTGGTCCAACCTACTCAGGCCGAGTTGATTCGCGCGGTCGATCAACGCCTTGGCCTTGATCCACAGGTCCGCCAGATGTTTCATCTGCTTCGCCAGCGAGGCAACGAAGCGGCTCACCAAGTGCATCACAGCATCGGCTATCGCGAAGGCCTTGAGGCGTTGAAGGTCGCCAGGGAAGTCGCGCTTTGGTTTCATCGCACCTTTGGCTCCAACCCGAACTTCAAGCCCGGACCATTTCTTCTGCCGGATGATCCGAGCCAAAAGCTCGCCGGCCTCCAACAACAAATCGCCAAGCTGCAGGGCACCCTGCAGGAAGCACAAACAGCTCAGGCTGCGCACGCCGAGCTGGCCTCCCTGCAAGCAGCGCAACTCGCTCAAGAGCGTGAGCTGAGCGAGCGCGCCCAACAAGAGCGAAGCATCTACGAAAGCCTTGCAGCGGAAGCCAGTGCGCGCTACGCAGACCTCAAGGCTGAGTTCGATGCCAAACTGAAGCAGGCCAATGCTGAAGCGGACACAGCCAGCGCCAAGGACATCAAGGCCTTCGCCGAGCGTGCATCCGTAGCCGCACAGAAGGTCGCCTTAGATGAAGCTGCCACAAGGCTCATCATTGACCAGATGCTTGAAGACGCCGGCTGGGAAGCTCATACGACTGAACTCACCTACGCCAAGGGTGCAAGACCGGAGCGCCACAAAAGCAAGGCCATTGCGGAATGGCCAGCACAAGGCAAGCAAAGTGCTGATTACGTGCTGTTCGCGGGCCTGACGCCGATCGCCACCGTTGAAGCCAAACGCCAAAATGTCAACGTCCCGGGCAAGATCCCGCAAGCTGAGCGCTATGCGGCTGGTATCAAGCTTGAGGCAGACCACGAAGCCGCCTGGGAAGTAGAGGGCCGCCACGGACCTTGGCCGGATGGCAAAGGGGGCGTCTTTCACGTGCCGTTTGTTTACTCATGCAATGGCCGCCCCTTCATCAAGCAGAACGCGGAAGCAAGCGGCACCTGGCATCGTGATGTGCGCCATCCTTCCAACCTGGCCAAACCGCTTCAAGGCTTCCATTCGCCAGAAGGCCTGCTCGATCAACTCAAGCGAAGCAAAGCCGAAGCTGAAGCCAAGCTCCAGCAAGAGGGTTTTGGCTATCTGCGCGTTCGGGACTACCAGCAAAAAGCGATCACGTCCGTAGAGGCCGCGCTCGCATCAGGCCAGCGCAACTGCTTGCTGGCGATGGCCACGGGTACAGGCAAGACACGCACAATCATCGGCCTGATGTACCGCTTCCTCAAGGCCGAACGCTTCCGCCGCATCCTCTTCCTGGTGGATCGAACGGCATTGGGCGATCAAGCCATGGAAGCCTTCCACGAGGCCCCGCTGGAACAGAACCAGCCGCTGAGCAAGATCTACAACATCGCAGATCTGGGTGACATGGCGGCTGAGGCTGAGACCCGTGTGCAAGTGGCTACTGTGCAGGCCATGGTCAAGCGCATATTTGGCAGTGACAACCCACCGCCGCTAGATGCCTTCGATTGCATCATCGTCGACGAAGCACACCGGGGCTATACGCTCGATCAGGACATGACCGAGGGCGAGATGGCCCTGCGTGATCAGGCGCAATACCTGTCGACCTACCGGCGCGTGTTGGACTACTTTGATGCCGTCAAGATTGGTCTGACGGCGACACCGGCTCGGCACACCACCGACATTTTCGGCAAGCCCGTTTACACCTACTCCTACCGCGAGGCTGTGGCGGACGACTGGCTGATCGACCACGAACCGCCTATTCGCTATCAGACGCTGCTGAGCCAGAAGGGTATCCACTTCGACAAGGGTGAGAAGGTCGATGCCATCAACATGGGCACCGGCGAGATCGAAACAGCTGAGCTCGAAGATGAGCTGAACTTCGAGCTGGAGAGCTTCAACAAGCGGGTCATCAACGAAGACTTCAACCGCGTCATCTGCGAAGAGCTGGCCAAGGAGCTCGACCCGATGGGGGAAGAGAAGACCATGATCTTTTGCGCCACCGACGCGCATGCCGACATGGTCAAGCGCTTGCTCAATAACGCGTTCAAAGACATCTATGGCGATGCCTACAACCAGGCTGCTGTTGAGAAAATCACGGGTGCGTCGGACAAGGTTGATCAGCTCATCCGTCGCTACAAAAACGAGCCTATGCCTAATATCGCCATCACGGTCGATTTGCTGACCACAGGTATCGACGTACCCAAGATCTGCAACCTGGTGTTCATGCGGCGGGTTCGCTCTCGCATCCTGTACGAGCAGATGATCGGCCGAGCCACCCGGCGCTGCGACGAGATCGGCAAGACGGTATTCCGTATATATGACCCGGTGGATTTATATGCCTCGCTGCTGGCCGTCAACACCATGCAGCCACTGGTGAAAGACCCGAAGGTCACCATCGAGCAATTGATTGACGAGCTCAACAACCCCAAGAGCTACGAATCGCCCGGCAGCCGTGCTGGCCAGAGCCACGCACATGATGTACTCGATCAGCTCAACCAGAAGCTGATGCGCGTGCTGCGTGATGCACAGCATAAGGCCGAGAAGCGCCCGGCACTGAAAGCGCGCCTGGCTGAGCTGGAGCAGCAGTGGGGCGTGCCGCCCCACGAACTACATCGCCACCTGCACAAGATCGGGCAGGAACAAGGCCCCAAGGCGGCAGCCGAATACCTGCACCACCACACCCGCTTGCTCGTACAACTGGCTGAGGTTCAGCAGCTTCTGGGCACGGCGTACATGCCCGTCATTTCGAACCATACCGACGCTCTGGTGGCGCGCGAGCAAAGCTGGGGGCAATACGCCAAGCCGGAAGACTATCTGGACAGCTTCACCCAGTTTGTGCGCCAGCAAGTCAACCAGTCTGCGGCCATGGCCGTGGTAGTCAAGCGTCCGAAAGACCTGACCCGCGCCCAGCTCAAAGAGGTCCGCATGCTGCTCGATGAAGCTGGCTACACCGAAGCCCGCCTCAAAGCCGCGTGGCGCAGCAAGAGTAACCAGGACATCGCCGCAGGCATCATCGCCTACATTCGCCAGGCTGCTTTAGGCGAAGCCTTGCTGCCCTTCGAGCAGCGCGTGGCCCAGGCCATGCAGAAGATCTACGCCCAGCACCGGTGGACGCCTGCCCAGCGCAAATGGCTGGAGCGCCTGGCCAAGCAACTGAAGCACGAGATGGTACTGGATGAGACCTTCGTGAACGACAACTTCACGGACACGGGAGGCGCCAAAGGCCTGGACAAGATCCTGGGAGGAGAATTGGCGCCCGTCATCACCAACCTGGCTGCCGCACTTTGGCCAGATGCCGCTTGA
- a CDS encoding ADP-ribosylglycohydrolase family protein — MDLESRYRGCLLGLACGDAVGTTVEFCPRGSFDPITDMVGGGPFNLKPGQWTDDTAMAICLAQSLLHRSGFDATDQMNRYLNWWRWGYPSPTGECFDIGMTVQDALLRFTATGEPIAGSTSPNTAGNGSLMRLAPVVLRFYPDLSDVLQYARLSSQTTHGAAEAVECCSVLAEVIANALSGMDSKSNVLSVAQGGLTSSAVISIAQADYLSKSRDQIQGSGYCVASLEAALWSFATTESFEAAILAAANLGDDADTTAAIAGQIAGAFYGVDNIPLHWRGQLYMSEDIDAMARGLLHRDGRPVPF; from the coding sequence ATGGATCTAGAGAGTCGTTATAGAGGATGTTTGCTTGGCCTGGCCTGTGGCGACGCTGTCGGTACCACCGTGGAGTTCTGTCCGCGAGGAAGTTTTGATCCCATCACCGACATGGTGGGCGGTGGCCCGTTCAACTTGAAGCCCGGGCAATGGACCGACGACACTGCCATGGCCATTTGCCTTGCTCAAAGCCTGCTGCATCGCAGCGGCTTTGACGCAACGGATCAGATGAACCGGTACCTGAACTGGTGGCGCTGGGGCTACCCAAGCCCCACGGGTGAATGCTTCGACATCGGTATGACGGTTCAAGATGCGCTGCTGAGATTCACGGCGACGGGCGAACCGATTGCGGGATCAACGAGTCCCAATACAGCAGGAAATGGCTCACTGATGCGACTCGCGCCAGTGGTGCTGAGGTTCTACCCAGACCTTTCGGATGTATTGCAGTACGCAAGGCTCAGCTCCCAAACTACGCACGGCGCAGCGGAAGCTGTCGAGTGCTGCTCAGTGTTGGCTGAAGTCATTGCCAATGCGCTTAGTGGGATGGATTCGAAGTCCAACGTGCTCAGCGTAGCTCAGGGCGGCTTGACAAGCTCTGCGGTCATATCCATTGCTCAAGCCGACTACCTGAGCAAGTCTCGTGATCAGATACAAGGAAGCGGCTATTGCGTCGCCTCTCTGGAAGCCGCCCTTTGGAGCTTTGCAACGACTGAGTCATTTGAAGCTGCCATCTTGGCCGCGGCAAACTTGGGAGACGATGCCGACACCACAGCGGCCATAGCGGGGCAAATTGCCGGTGCGTTTTATGGCGTTGACAATATTCCGCTTCACTGGCGCGGGCAGTTGTACATGAGCGAGGACATTGACGCCATGGCTAGAGGACTCCTACATCGAGATGGAAGGCCAGTACCGTTCTGA
- a CDS encoding restriction endonuclease subunit S — translation MSGWQKAPLSSVCSLVTDGTHHSPPNHSIGAYRYVTAKNIRPWGLDLSDMSFVDEATHRDIYSRCPVEFGDVLYIKDGVTTGLAAINTLHEPFSLLSSVALLKPIREVLHPSYLKHWLNSPETKREMTSGMTGTAIKRLVLKQIRAAEIPIAPLSEQQRIADKLDTVLARVDAVNDRLARVAPMLKRFRQSVLAAATSGRLTADWRAAQTQASWQSTEVQNIASVGTGSTPLRSNPSYFCKNGTPWVTSAATCEDVVRHAVEHVTDAAIAAHRLKIYPSGTLLVAMYGEGKTRGQVTELGIPAAINQACAAVVVDETKMVRSFVKLALQANYLEMRVLAEGGNQPNLNLAKVKGFSLPMPPLDEQTEIVRRVDLLFAFADRLEARLQAAQAAASRHTPALLAKAFRGELVPQDPNDEPASELLRRLTQAKSATPTKGRKRQAA, via the coding sequence ATGAGCGGCTGGCAAAAAGCTCCGCTTAGTAGCGTCTGCAGTTTGGTAACCGATGGCACACACCATTCACCGCCAAATCACAGCATCGGTGCCTATCGCTACGTCACTGCCAAAAACATCCGCCCATGGGGGTTGGATTTGTCAGACATGTCGTTTGTGGACGAAGCGACACATCGAGACATATACAGTCGCTGCCCGGTTGAGTTCGGGGATGTTCTCTACATAAAGGATGGCGTGACAACGGGTCTAGCGGCTATCAACACGCTCCATGAACCGTTTTCGCTGTTATCAAGTGTCGCACTTCTCAAACCCATTCGAGAAGTTCTTCACCCGAGTTATTTGAAACACTGGCTCAACAGCCCAGAAACCAAGCGCGAGATGACCAGCGGCATGACGGGCACAGCCATTAAGCGTCTAGTGCTCAAACAGATTCGGGCGGCAGAGATCCCAATCGCGCCTCTATCCGAGCAACAACGCATCGCCGACAAACTCGACACCGTGCTGGCCCGGGTCGATGCGGTAAATGACCGCCTGGCCCGTGTCGCTCCCATGCTCAAGCGCTTCCGTCAGTCTGTGCTGGCTGCAGCTACGTCGGGACGCTTGACCGCTGATTGGCGAGCTGCGCAAACGCAAGCCTCTTGGCAGTCTACCGAAGTTCAAAACATCGCCTCAGTCGGCACAGGATCAACGCCTCTGCGCTCTAACCCGAGCTACTTTTGCAAAAATGGCACACCGTGGGTGACCAGTGCTGCCACATGCGAGGACGTTGTTCGCCATGCTGTAGAGCATGTGACCGATGCAGCAATTGCAGCACATCGCTTGAAGATCTACCCAAGTGGAACATTGCTTGTAGCAATGTACGGCGAAGGCAAAACACGGGGCCAGGTAACCGAGCTGGGCATCCCCGCCGCCATCAATCAGGCATGTGCCGCCGTGGTTGTCGACGAGACGAAGATGGTACGGTCGTTCGTGAAGCTCGCGTTGCAAGCCAATTACCTTGAAATGCGTGTGCTGGCTGAGGGGGGCAATCAACCTAACCTGAATCTGGCGAAGGTTAAAGGCTTTTCTCTACCAATGCCACCCCTAGATGAGCAAACCGAAATTGTCCGCCGAGTCGACCTGCTCTTTGCCTTCGCCGACCGCCTGGAGGCTCGCCTGCAGGCCGCGCAAGCTGCTGCGTCACGCCACACGCCAGCGCTGCTTGCAAAGGCCTTCCGAGGCGAGTTGGTGCCACAAGATCCCAACGACGAACCCGCCTCGGAGCTATTGCGGCGGCTAACGCAGGCCAAATCTGCCACACCAACCAAGGGCCGGAAACGACAGGCCGCCTAA